One part of the Truepera radiovictrix DSM 17093 genome encodes these proteins:
- a CDS encoding LutB/LldF family L-lactate oxidation iron-sulfur protein, with the protein MARAPSTGGAVALPMRFEKAAKVSLADTQLRRNLGKATSTIREKRAAVVRELPDWEALRDAGEAIKRRVMANLDGYLVQLEAAVRAAGGEVHWARDAAEANAHVVRLVRAHGAREVIKVKSMATDEIGLNRALAGAGVKAIETDLAELIIQLAGEPSSHILVPAIHKNRAEIRELFMRTLGLAELSDEPAALAGAARAYLREKFLTVPVGVSGANFAVAETGTVGVVESEGNGRMCVTLPEVLITVMGIEKLLPTWRDLEVFLQLLPRSSTGERMNPYTSFWTGVTPGDGPQAFHLVLLDNGRTQVLADAVGRSALHCIRCSACLNVCPVYERAGGHAYGSVYPGPIGAILTPQLRGLENAPSLPYASSLCGACFEVCPVKINIPEVLVHLRARVVDAQRERPSAERLAMAAAARVFASPARYERAQRLARLAQWPFARRGLVSSLPPPLSGWSAVRDLRAVPPQTFREWWRARGAA; encoded by the coding sequence ATGGCGCGAGCACCTAGCACGGGGGGGGCGGTGGCGCTCCCCATGCGCTTCGAAAAGGCCGCCAAGGTGAGCCTGGCCGACACCCAGCTGCGGCGCAACCTGGGCAAAGCGACCTCGACGATCCGGGAAAAACGCGCGGCGGTCGTCCGTGAACTGCCCGACTGGGAAGCCCTGCGGGACGCGGGTGAGGCCATCAAGCGGCGGGTGATGGCGAACCTAGACGGCTACCTCGTCCAGCTCGAGGCGGCCGTGCGCGCGGCGGGCGGGGAGGTTCACTGGGCCCGCGACGCCGCCGAGGCGAACGCCCACGTCGTGCGGCTCGTGCGGGCGCACGGCGCGCGCGAGGTCATCAAGGTCAAATCGATGGCGACCGACGAGATCGGCCTCAACCGCGCGCTCGCCGGGGCCGGCGTCAAGGCCATTGAGACCGACTTGGCCGAGCTCATCATCCAGCTCGCCGGCGAGCCCTCCTCGCACATCCTGGTTCCGGCGATCCACAAAAACCGCGCCGAGATCCGCGAGCTCTTTATGCGGACGCTGGGGCTCGCTGAGCTCTCCGACGAACCGGCGGCCCTGGCGGGGGCGGCCCGCGCCTACCTGCGCGAAAAGTTTCTGACCGTCCCCGTGGGCGTGAGCGGGGCGAACTTCGCCGTGGCCGAGACCGGCACGGTGGGGGTGGTCGAGTCGGAGGGCAACGGCCGGATGTGCGTGACGCTCCCCGAGGTCTTGATCACCGTCATGGGCATCGAGAAGCTCTTGCCGACCTGGCGCGACCTCGAGGTCTTCTTGCAGCTCCTGCCGCGCTCCTCGACCGGCGAGCGGATGAACCCGTACACCTCGTTCTGGACCGGGGTGACGCCGGGCGACGGGCCGCAGGCGTTTCACCTCGTGCTGCTCGATAACGGCCGCACGCAGGTCTTGGCCGACGCGGTCGGGCGATCTGCGCTCCACTGCATCCGCTGCAGCGCCTGCTTAAACGTCTGCCCGGTCTACGAGCGCGCGGGCGGGCACGCCTACGGCTCCGTCTACCCGGGGCCCATCGGCGCGATCCTCACGCCCCAGCTCCGCGGACTCGAGAACGCCCCCTCGCTCCCCTACGCCTCCTCGCTCTGCGGCGCCTGCTTTGAGGTGTGCCCCGTCAAGATCAACATCCCCGAGGTCTTGGTGCACCTGCGCGCGCGCGTCGTGGACGCGCAGCGCGAGCGGCCGAGCGCCGAGCGCTTGGCGATGGCGGCGGCTGCGCGCGTGTTCGCCTCGCCCGCGCGCTACGAGCGCGCGCAGCGCCTCGCGCGGCTCGCGCAGTGGCCCTTCGCGCGGCGCGGCCTCGTCTCGAGCCTCCCCCCGCCGCTGTCGGGGTGGTCGGCGGTGCGCGACCTTAGGGCGGTGCCGCCGCAGACCTTCCGCGAGTGGTGGCGCGCGCGGGGGGCGGCGTGA
- a CDS encoding (Fe-S)-binding protein, with protein sequence MRVALFIPCYTDTLFPETGRAMVALFERLGLAVDFPEAQTCCGQMHVNTGYQREAFPLVRHFVQTFADAEVVVAPSASCVGLVRELYPTLARASGDAALARATLELAPKVFELTEFLVHRLGVTDVGAYYPHRVTYHPTCHSLRGLRLGDAPYRLLERVRGLELVPLEDAEACCGFGGTFAVKNADTSAAMLSDKVRGILNTRAEVCAAADNSCLLHIGGALSRGRTGVRVVHLAEILASTEAAQGQGGTHQPLPGGTHGAST encoded by the coding sequence GTGAGGGTCGCGCTCTTTATCCCCTGCTACACCGACACCCTGTTTCCGGAGACGGGGCGGGCGATGGTGGCGCTTTTCGAGCGTTTGGGGCTTGCGGTCGACTTTCCCGAAGCGCAGACCTGCTGCGGGCAGATGCACGTCAACACGGGGTATCAGCGCGAGGCGTTCCCCTTGGTGCGGCACTTCGTCCAGACGTTTGCAGACGCCGAGGTCGTCGTCGCCCCCTCGGCGTCGTGCGTGGGGCTCGTGCGCGAGCTCTACCCCACGCTGGCGCGCGCGTCGGGGGACGCCGCATTGGCGCGCGCCACCCTCGAGCTCGCCCCCAAGGTCTTCGAGCTCACCGAGTTTTTGGTCCACCGCTTGGGCGTCACCGACGTGGGGGCCTACTACCCGCACCGCGTCACCTACCACCCGACCTGCCACAGCCTCAGGGGGCTGCGCCTGGGCGACGCCCCCTATAGGCTCCTGGAGCGGGTGCGCGGGCTCGAGCTGGTGCCCTTGGAGGACGCCGAGGCCTGCTGCGGCTTCGGCGGCACCTTCGCGGTGAAAAACGCCGACACCTCGGCGGCGATGCTCTCGGACAAGGTCCGGGGGATTCTCAACACCAGAGCCGAGGTCTGCGCCGCCGCCGACAACTCGTGTCTGCTGCATATCGGCGGGGCGCTGAGCCGCGGGCGGACGGGGGTCAGGGTGGTGCACTTAGCCGAGATCCTGGCCTCGACCGAAGCGGCGCAGGGGCAGGGTGGGACACACCAGCCCCTACCGGGAGGGACGCATGGCGCGAGCACCTAG
- the rhaI gene encoding L-rhamnose isomerase — MTQAELYAALSRQALETPSWGYGDTGTRFKTFAYPGAARNVWERVADAATVHRLSGIAPRVALHIPWDRVDDWSELRGFAEAQGVGIGAINPNLFQRDAFKLGSFGHPDEAVRKEAVAHVLECIEVLEQTGAKDLSLWFADGLNYAGQDDLRARKRRFEDALSEVYAALPERARLLLEYKPFEPAFYATDVADWGMAYAHLLKLGERALVLVDLGHHLPGANVEQIVAFLLSEGRLGGFHFNGRRYADDDLIVGSTDPFGLFCLYAELVLAEREGVPGATEVSYMIDQSHAIEPKLEAMLRSVLNCQEAYAKALQLDVGALRAAQAAGDVLGAHGVLRDAFATDVRPLLRAWREARGLPADPLRALREGGYDARNARERGTAAAGGGYPT, encoded by the coding sequence ATGACCCAAGCCGAGCTCTACGCCGCGCTCTCGCGCCAAGCCCTCGAGACCCCCTCGTGGGGCTACGGGGACACCGGTACCCGCTTCAAGACCTTCGCCTACCCCGGCGCGGCCCGCAACGTCTGGGAGCGCGTAGCCGACGCCGCGACCGTCCACCGGCTCTCCGGCATCGCCCCGCGCGTCGCGCTGCACATCCCCTGGGACCGGGTCGACGACTGGAGCGAGCTAAGAGGCTTTGCCGAAGCGCAAGGGGTCGGCATCGGGGCGATCAACCCGAACCTGTTTCAGCGCGACGCCTTTAAGCTCGGCTCCTTCGGGCACCCGGACGAGGCGGTGCGCAAAGAGGCCGTCGCGCACGTGCTGGAGTGCATCGAGGTGCTCGAGCAGACCGGCGCCAAAGACCTCTCGCTGTGGTTCGCCGACGGCCTCAACTACGCCGGCCAAGACGACCTGCGCGCGCGCAAACGCCGCTTCGAGGACGCTCTAAGCGAGGTCTACGCCGCCCTGCCCGAACGGGCGCGGCTGCTCCTGGAGTACAAACCCTTCGAACCCGCCTTCTACGCCACCGACGTCGCCGACTGGGGGATGGCCTACGCCCACCTCCTCAAGCTGGGCGAGCGGGCGCTCGTGCTGGTCGACCTGGGCCACCACCTGCCGGGTGCCAACGTCGAGCAGATCGTCGCCTTTTTGCTCTCCGAGGGGCGTCTGGGCGGGTTTCACTTTAACGGGCGCCGCTACGCCGACGACGACCTCATCGTGGGCTCGACCGACCCCTTCGGGCTCTTTTGCCTCTACGCCGAACTCGTGTTGGCCGAGCGGGAGGGGGTGCCGGGGGCGACGGAGGTGAGCTACATGATCGACCAGAGCCACGCCATCGAACCCAAGCTCGAGGCCATGCTCCGCTCCGTCTTAAATTGCCAGGAGGCGTACGCCAAAGCGCTGCAGCTCGACGTCGGGGCGCTGCGCGCGGCGCAGGCGGCGGGCGACGTGTTGGGGGCGCACGGCGTGCTGCGAGACGCCTTCGCGACCGACGTGCGGCCCCTTTTACGGGCGTGGCGCGAGGCCCGGGGGCTCCCCGCGGACCCCCTGCGCGCCCTGCGCGAGGGCGGCTACGACGCGCGCAACGCCCGCGAGCGCGGCACCGCCGCCGCGGGCGGGGGCTACCCGACGTGA
- a CDS encoding DeoR/GlpR family DNA-binding transcription regulator produces the protein MTIPQPSEGALVPAERHQYILRLALTERIVRIKDLAKRLGVHEMTIRRDLDLLAEQGLLQRVHGGARLMQQAGAEVAYAMRATQQVGAKARIARAARALISDGDTVGFDASTTALTLAQALGSAPIHAVVTGLDVANVLAAAKVPFTLVGGTFHERARSFVGSLVTGALARFHLDKVFFSAKGLTVSAGFTDAHLPEVEVKERLIATAGTVVALIDHTKLGREAFCQIVPLERIDVLITDEVPPEELRAALEAADIRLIVAEEAP, from the coding sequence GTGACCATCCCCCAGCCGTCCGAGGGTGCGCTGGTGCCCGCCGAGCGCCACCAGTACATCTTGCGCCTAGCGCTCACCGAGCGGATCGTGCGGATCAAGGACCTCGCGAAGCGCTTGGGCGTCCACGAGATGACCATCCGCCGCGACCTAGACCTCTTGGCCGAACAGGGGCTCTTGCAGCGCGTGCACGGCGGGGCGCGGCTCATGCAGCAGGCGGGGGCCGAGGTCGCCTACGCGATGCGCGCCACCCAACAGGTCGGCGCGAAAGCGCGGATCGCGCGCGCCGCGCGCGCGCTGATCAGCGACGGCGACACGGTCGGCTTCGACGCCAGCACCACGGCGCTCACCCTCGCCCAGGCGCTCGGCAGCGCCCCCATCCACGCGGTCGTCACGGGGCTCGATGTGGCCAACGTCCTGGCCGCCGCCAAGGTGCCCTTTACCTTGGTGGGTGGCACCTTCCACGAGCGGGCGCGCTCGTTCGTCGGGAGCCTCGTGACGGGGGCGCTGGCGCGCTTTCACCTCGACAAGGTCTTTTTTTCGGCGAAGGGCCTCACCGTGAGCGCCGGTTTTACCGACGCGCACCTGCCCGAGGTGGAGGTCAAGGAGCGGCTGATCGCCACGGCGGGCACGGTCGTGGCCCTGATCGACCACACCAAACTGGGGCGCGAGGCGTTCTGCCAGATCGTGCCTTTAGAGCGCATCGACGTGCTCATCACCGACGAGGTGCCCCCCGAGGAGCTGCGCGCCGCCCTCGAGGCCGCCGACATCCGCCTCATCGTCGCCGAGGAGGCCCCATGA
- the trxA gene encoding thioredoxin: MDLAVCPSCGAKNRLRTPPKGQLPVCGKCGATLPWLLSATDSSFAAELEAPVPVLVDFWAPWCGPCRMVAPVVEELAREQAGKLKVVKLNVDENPQTAGRYRVQSIPMLTLFRDGQALTTVVGALPKGALLQRLAPYLG; the protein is encoded by the coding sequence ATGGACCTCGCCGTGTGCCCCAGCTGTGGGGCGAAAAACCGCTTGCGGACGCCCCCCAAAGGGCAGCTGCCGGTCTGTGGCAAGTGCGGTGCGACGCTCCCCTGGCTGCTGAGCGCGACCGACTCGAGCTTCGCCGCCGAGCTCGAGGCGCCCGTCCCCGTGCTGGTGGACTTTTGGGCGCCCTGGTGCGGCCCCTGCCGCATGGTGGCGCCCGTCGTAGAGGAGCTCGCGCGCGAGCAGGCGGGCAAACTCAAGGTCGTCAAGCTCAACGTGGACGAGAACCCGCAGACCGCGGGGCGCTACCGGGTGCAGAGCATCCCCATGCTGACGCTCTTTCGGGACGGACAAGCGCTCACGACCGTCGTCGGCGCGCTCCCCAAGGGGGCGCTGCTGCAACGCCTCGCCCCCTACCTCGGTTAG
- a CDS encoding MATE family efflux transporter, with protein MLRPLRVNPYDRDILALALPALGTLAADPLVSLVDTAFVGRLGSVPLAALGVNTALFSLAFVVFNFLAYGTTPMVARSLGRGDREAAGRAVVQALTLALLAGGLAVAFLQLFAAPLLRLMGAGEELVGPALGYLRVRALAGPALLLITAGNGAFRGYQDTRTPFLLTLGLNLVNVALDPLFIFGFGWGLAGAAWATVVAQWAGALGFVWVLFARRRALGISVALPRFAELRPFVRVGWELLVRTAALLSTLTLATAVATRVGVLEVAAHQVAAQLWLFLALVVDALAVAAQALVARYRGAGQPLRARAVADRLLAWGFGVGLVLAAGFALFAPVLPRLFTDDPAVVRAVLTVFPFVALMQPLNALVFVWDGVLMGLEDFRYLALAMLVSAACGALVLLLVLPLGWGLTGVWWGVATLMGVRLVTLSWRYARLGR; from the coding sequence GTGCTCCGCCCCCTCCGCGTCAACCCCTACGACCGCGACATCCTCGCCCTCGCCCTGCCCGCGCTGGGGACGCTCGCCGCCGACCCGCTGGTGTCGCTCGTCGACACGGCCTTCGTCGGGCGCCTCGGGTCGGTGCCGCTGGCAGCGCTGGGGGTGAACACCGCCCTCTTTTCGCTCGCCTTCGTCGTCTTTAACTTTTTGGCCTACGGCACCACGCCGATGGTGGCGCGGTCGCTGGGCCGCGGCGACCGCGAGGCGGCGGGGCGCGCGGTGGTGCAGGCGCTGACGCTCGCGCTGCTCGCCGGAGGGCTCGCCGTAGCGTTCTTGCAGCTCTTCGCCGCACCCCTCCTGCGCCTGATGGGCGCGGGCGAGGAGCTCGTGGGTCCGGCCCTCGGCTACCTGCGCGTCCGCGCGCTGGCGGGGCCCGCGCTGCTGCTGATCACTGCCGGCAACGGGGCGTTTCGCGGCTACCAGGACACGCGCACGCCCTTTCTGCTGACGCTGGGGCTTAACCTCGTCAACGTCGCGCTCGACCCGCTGTTCATCTTCGGCTTCGGCTGGGGGCTCGCCGGCGCGGCCTGGGCGACGGTGGTCGCGCAGTGGGCGGGGGCGCTCGGGTTTGTGTGGGTGCTGTTCGCGCGCCGCCGCGCGCTGGGGATCAGCGTGGCCCTCCCGCGGTTCGCCGAGCTCCGCCCCTTTGTGCGCGTCGGGTGGGAGCTGCTGGTGCGCACGGCCGCCCTGCTCAGCACGCTGACCCTGGCGACGGCCGTGGCGACGCGCGTGGGGGTGCTCGAGGTCGCCGCGCACCAGGTCGCCGCGCAGCTCTGGCTCTTTTTGGCGCTCGTAGTCGACGCGCTCGCCGTCGCGGCGCAGGCGCTCGTGGCGCGCTACCGCGGGGCGGGGCAACCGTTGCGGGCGCGAGCGGTCGCGGACCGACTGCTCGCGTGGGGGTTCGGCGTGGGCCTCGTCCTCGCTGCCGGCTTCGCCCTGTTCGCCCCCGTGCTGCCGCGCCTCTTTACGGACGACCCGGCCGTGGTTCGCGCGGTCCTCACCGTGTTCCCCTTCGTCGCCCTCATGCAGCCCCTTAACGCCCTCGTGTTCGTGTGGGACGGGGTCTTGATGGGCCTAGAGGACTTTCGCTACCTGGCGCTGGCGATGCTCGTGTCCGCCGCGTGCGGGGCGCTGGTGCTGCTGTTGGTGCTGCCCCTGGGTTGGGGGCTCACCGGGGTGTGGTGGGGGGTGGCGACCTTGATGGGGGTGCGCCTCGTGACGCTGTCGTGGCGCTACGCGCGGCTGGGCCGCTGA
- a CDS encoding pyridoxal phosphate-dependent aminotransferase has product MPELSEALKKLKASSTVAFNTKAKELQRSGVDVVAMTAGEPDFAPPEHVLAAAHEAIDKGLTKYTPAEGTAELREAVCEKFRRENGLSYTPAQISVGTGGKQVLYNGFMAVLNPGDEVIVPAPYWVSYPAQVQLAGGVTVAVPTRPEDGFVPSVEAVREAITPRTKVIVLNSPSNPTGAVYPPEVVRGIAELAAEHDLWLFSDDLYEHLVYEGEFVSGAAFAPEHTLIIHGASKAYALTGWRIGYGAGPERLIKAMSKLQGQVTSNANAIAQYAVTAALNEVEKTAAFIAMTKRAYVARRDRLVEGLNRLGLHTPKPQGAFYVMSDLTPIHPDETEAATLLLEKAHVAVVPGTDFEAPGQARFSYATSMENIEKALERLGAFVGASV; this is encoded by the coding sequence ATGCCCGAACTCTCCGAAGCCCTCAAAAAACTCAAAGCCTCGTCCACGGTGGCGTTTAACACCAAGGCCAAAGAGCTGCAGCGCAGCGGGGTCGACGTGGTCGCGATGACGGCCGGCGAACCCGACTTCGCGCCGCCCGAGCACGTGCTGGCGGCCGCGCACGAGGCCATCGACAAGGGGCTGACCAAGTACACCCCCGCCGAGGGCACGGCCGAGCTGCGCGAAGCGGTCTGCGAAAAGTTTCGGCGCGAAAACGGGCTCTCGTACACCCCGGCGCAGATCTCGGTGGGCACCGGCGGTAAACAGGTGCTCTACAACGGCTTTATGGCGGTTTTAAACCCCGGCGACGAGGTCATCGTACCGGCGCCCTACTGGGTCTCGTACCCCGCGCAGGTGCAGCTCGCGGGCGGCGTGACGGTCGCCGTCCCGACCCGCCCCGAGGACGGTTTCGTACCGAGCGTCGAGGCCGTGCGCGAGGCCATCACCCCGCGCACGAAGGTGATCGTGCTCAACTCGCCCTCGAACCCGACCGGCGCGGTCTACCCGCCCGAGGTGGTGCGGGGGATCGCCGAACTGGCCGCCGAACACGACCTGTGGCTCTTTTCGGACGACCTCTACGAGCACCTCGTCTACGAGGGCGAGTTCGTCTCGGGGGCGGCTTTCGCGCCGGAGCACACGCTGATCATCCACGGGGCGAGCAAAGCGTACGCGCTCACGGGGTGGCGTATCGGTTACGGCGCCGGTCCCGAGCGGCTCATCAAGGCGATGAGCAAGCTTCAGGGGCAGGTGACGAGCAACGCGAACGCGATCGCGCAGTACGCGGTCACGGCGGCGCTCAATGAGGTCGAGAAGACGGCCGCCTTTATCGCGATGACCAAACGGGCGTACGTGGCGCGGCGCGACCGCCTCGTCGAGGGGCTCAACCGTTTGGGGCTCCACACCCCCAAACCGCAGGGCGCCTTTTACGTCATGAGCGACCTGACGCCCATTCACCCGGACGAGACGGAGGCGGCGACGCTGCTGCTCGAAAAGGCGCACGTCGCGGTCGTCCCCGGGACCGACTTCGAAGCGCCCGGTCAGGCGCGGTTTTCGTACGCCACCAGCATGGAGAACATCGAGAAGGCTTTGGAGCGGTTGGGGGCGTTTGTGGGGGCGAGCGTTTAG
- the ndk gene encoding nucleoside-diphosphate kinase gives MALERTYAMVKPDGVKRGLVGEVLRRLEHKGFKIVGMKLMQIPRATAEEHYGEHRGKPFFEGLVSFITSGPVVAMVVEGENAIAEWRKMMGATNPKDAAPGTLRGDFAATIDENIVHGSDAPETAEREIGIFFKPEELL, from the coding sequence ATGGCACTTGAACGCACCTACGCAATGGTCAAACCCGACGGCGTCAAGCGCGGCCTCGTCGGTGAGGTTCTCCGCAGGCTCGAGCACAAGGGCTTTAAGATCGTCGGCATGAAGCTCATGCAGATCCCCCGCGCGACCGCCGAGGAGCACTACGGCGAGCACCGAGGCAAACCCTTTTTCGAGGGGCTAGTGTCGTTTATCACCTCCGGCCCGGTGGTGGCGATGGTCGTCGAGGGGGAGAATGCGATCGCCGAGTGGCGCAAGATGATGGGCGCAACGAACCCCAAAGACGCCGCTCCCGGCACGCTGCGCGGCGACTTCGCCGCGACCATCGACGAGAACATCGTCCACGGCTCGGACGCGCCGGAGACCGCCGAGCGCGAGATCGGGATCTTTTTTAAACCCGAAGAGCTGCTCTAA
- a CDS encoding rhodanese-like domain-containing protein, whose amino-acid sequence MAEDTTPEISVHEAQRRIQEGALLLDVREQNEFDELRIPGAQLLPLSELTARVDDLPKDRPIVAQCRSGKRSAKATDFLREQGFDAVNMEGGILAWRDEGLPVEEG is encoded by the coding sequence ATGGCCGAAGACACGACCCCCGAGATCTCCGTTCACGAGGCTCAACGACGCATCCAGGAGGGCGCGCTGCTGCTCGACGTGCGCGAGCAAAACGAGTTCGACGAGCTGCGCATCCCCGGCGCGCAGCTTTTGCCGCTCTCCGAACTCACCGCCCGCGTCGACGACCTGCCCAAAGACCGCCCCATCGTCGCGCAGTGCCGGAGCGGCAAGCGGAGCGCCAAAGCCACCGACTTTTTGCGCGAGCAGGGTTTTGACGCCGTCAACATGGAGGGCGGTATCCTGGCCTGGCGCGACGAGGGGTTGCCGGTCGAGGAGGGTTGA
- a CDS encoding NADH-quinone oxidoreductase subunit N, whose protein sequence is MIDINWLTLAPPLALLVTACIGIVFGIGFRSTRPTALLSLVGVGVAFLFTVLLLGRSGAGETLSSFGLRYLADQAALTFNVVILLGTALTLFMSYTYLGRARLEHAEFYPLVLLSATGAMVMAAAGDFITLLLGLEILSLAVYVLSAWRQGVRESEEAGMKYFLLGAFASAFLIYGIALMYGATGHFTYAGVVALLSAEGFDQPLLAALGGVFILAGLAFKAAFAPFHQWAPDVYTGAPTPVTAFMSVVVKAAAFAALLRVFATVFPALGAVVPVIFAVLVGLTMVIGNLSALVQRSVKRMLAYSAVAHAGYLGLAVLAAGQGANSGAQAVVWYLLAYTLMNAGALAVMTLITDPNDHGDDLERLAGLGRTRPYLAALMAVFMLSLAGIPPLAGFVGKVLVFQAAIQAGYLELAVLGIVTSIVAVVYYFRVVGAMYFREAEYEPQRARSQMTNVALGVAALGTVLLGLLPGWWYGWLSVGGPLLAGF, encoded by the coding sequence ATGATCGACATCAACTGGCTCACCCTTGCGCCGCCCCTTGCGCTGCTCGTCACGGCCTGCATCGGGATCGTGTTCGGGATCGGGTTTCGCAGCACCCGCCCTACGGCGCTCCTCAGCCTCGTCGGGGTGGGGGTGGCGTTCCTCTTTACCGTCCTCCTGCTCGGTCGCAGCGGCGCGGGGGAGACGCTCTCGTCGTTCGGGTTGCGCTACCTCGCCGACCAAGCGGCCCTTACCTTCAACGTCGTCATCCTCCTCGGTACGGCGCTGACGCTCTTTATGTCCTACACCTACCTGGGGCGCGCTCGGCTCGAGCACGCCGAGTTCTACCCGCTCGTGCTGCTGAGCGCCACGGGTGCGATGGTGATGGCGGCCGCGGGCGACTTTATCACCCTGCTGCTAGGGCTCGAGATCCTCTCGCTGGCCGTCTACGTGCTCTCCGCTTGGCGCCAAGGGGTGCGCGAATCCGAAGAGGCGGGGATGAAGTACTTTCTGCTGGGCGCCTTCGCCTCGGCCTTCTTGATCTACGGGATCGCCCTGATGTACGGCGCCACGGGGCACTTTACCTACGCGGGCGTCGTCGCACTCCTCTCCGCCGAAGGGTTCGACCAGCCGCTGCTCGCCGCCTTGGGTGGGGTCTTTATCCTCGCGGGGCTCGCGTTCAAAGCCGCTTTCGCCCCCTTTCACCAGTGGGCGCCGGACGTCTACACGGGCGCGCCGACGCCGGTAACGGCCTTTATGAGCGTCGTCGTCAAAGCGGCGGCGTTTGCAGCGCTTCTACGCGTCTTCGCCACCGTCTTCCCGGCGCTCGGCGCCGTGGTCCCGGTGATCTTTGCGGTGCTCGTGGGCCTGACGATGGTGATCGGCAACCTCAGCGCCCTCGTGCAGCGCTCCGTCAAACGCATGCTCGCCTACTCGGCGGTGGCGCACGCGGGCTACTTGGGGCTAGCGGTGTTGGCCGCCGGCCAGGGGGCGAACTCGGGGGCGCAGGCGGTCGTCTGGTACCTGCTCGCCTACACCCTGATGAACGCCGGCGCGCTCGCCGTGATGACGCTCATCACCGACCCGAACGACCACGGCGACGACCTCGAGCGCCTCGCCGGCCTCGGGCGGACGCGCCCCTACCTGGCTGCGCTCATGGCGGTGTTTATGCTCTCACTCGCGGGGATCCCGCCGCTCGCCGGCTTCGTCGGCAAGGTGCTGGTCTTTCAGGCGGCGATCCAAGCGGGCTACCTCGAGCTGGCCGTGCTGGGTATCGTTACGAGCATCGTGGCGGTGGTCTACTACTTCCGGGTTGTCGGCGCGATGTACTTCCGCGAAGCCGAGTACGAACCGCAGCGCGCGCGCAGCCAGATGACCAACGTCGCCCTCGGCGTGGCGGCGCTCGGGACGGTGCTGCTGGGCCTCCTGCCGGGGTGGTGGTACGGCTGGCTGAGCGTGGGGGGGCCCCTGCTCGCGGGCTTTTAG